From Camelina sativa cultivar DH55 chromosome 7, Cs, whole genome shotgun sequence, one genomic window encodes:
- the LOC104702909 gene encoding probable small nuclear ribonucleoprotein G: protein MSRSGQPPDLKKYMDKKLQIKLNANRMVTGTLRGFDQFMNLVVDNTVEVNGNDKTDIGMVVIRGNSIVTVEALEPVGRSS, encoded by the exons ATGAGTCGGTCTGGTCAGCCTCCGGATCTTAAGAA GTACATGGATAAGAAGCTCCAAA TCAAGCTTAATGCTAACAGAATGGTGACTGGAACACTTCGTGGGTTTGACCAGTTCATGAATCTTGTTGTGGATAACACTGTTGAGGTGAACGGTAATGACAAAACCGACATTGGGATGGTG GTGATTAGAGGAAACAGCATTGTCACTGTTGAAGCTCTTGAACCAGTGGGCAGATCTTCTTAG
- the LOC104702911 gene encoding transmembrane protein 208 homolog, translated as MANQGAKKRKEENAKHMAKLRRLIIASNVVYFVVRMLIFHSSFTWKHWIGLVITSLAYAFPYKQLNQMAKPSVTDDGELIDGGFDMNTGGICGYLHDLIYITCFVQLASIISGKFWYMYLVIPAFGAYKASGLIRGFMSQGSEGGVEDEKTRKKREKMEKKASRGQVVRTRTR; from the exons ATGGCGAATCAAGGAGCGAAGAAACGAAAGGAAGAGAACGCCAAACACATGGCTAAGCTTCGTCGTCTCATCATTGCTTCCAAT GTTGTGTACTTCGTTGTGAGGATGCTGATTTTTCATTCAAGCTTTACTTGGAAACATTGGATCGGCTTAGTGATAACTTCGCTAGCTTACGCCTTTCCGTATAAGCAACTCAATCAAATGGCTAAACCTAGTGTTACTGACGATGGTGAGCTTATCGATGGTGGATTTGACATGAACACTGGTGGAATCTGTGG GTACTTGCACGATCTCATCTATATCACCTGCTTTGTTCAGCTAGCTTCTATCATCTCTGGAAAGTTTTGGTACATGTATCTAGTG ATTCCTGCGTTTGGTGCGTACAAAGCTTCTGGTCTTATTCGAGGATTCATGTCACAAGGCTCAGAG ggaGGTGTGGAAGATGAAAAAACCCGTAAAAAGcgagagaagatggagaagaaagctTCGAGAGGGCAAGTCGTCAGGACGAGAACAAGATGA
- the LOC104702908 gene encoding cinnamoyl-CoA reductase-like SNL6: MNQEKPTSCCCVLDASTYVGFWILNRLLTKGYSVHAAIRKNGESMLEEKIRDMEAKEERLEVYDVDVLDYQTILVALNNCNAVFCCLDNPEGYDEEKEVDVEVRGAINVVEACARTESIEKIVFSSSLTAAIWRDNIGTQKDVDEKCWSDLDFCLKKKLWHALAKTQSEKAAWALAMDRMVNMVSVNPGLIVGPSVAQQNPRPTMSYLKGASQMYENGVLAYVDVEFVADVHIRAFEDTSACGRYFCFNQIVNTEDEALKLVQTLSPLIPMPPRYEKEMQGSEVYEERLRNKKLNKLVEAGFAC; encoded by the exons atgaatCAAGAAAAGCCCACTTCTTGTTGCTGTGTTCTTGATGCTTCCACTTATGTTGGTTTCTGGATTCTCAATAGATTGCTCACTAAAGGTTACTCTGTTCACGCCGCTATCCGTAAAAATG GGGAGAGTATGCTTGAGGAGAAGATCAGAGACATGgaagctaaagaagagagattagaGGTTTATGATGTTGATGTGTTAGATTACCAAACCATCCTCGTTGCTCTCAACAATTGTAATGCTGTGTTCTGTTGCTTGGACAACCCTGAAGGGTATGAT GAGGAGAAGGAAGTGGATGTGGAAGTGAGAGGAGCGATAAATGTGGTGGAAGCATGTGCAAGAACAGAGAGTATAGAGAAGATTGTGTTTTCATCTTCGTTGACTGCTGCAATTTGGAGAGATAACATTGGAACTcaaaaagatgttgatgagaAGTGTTGGAGTGATCTTGACTTTTGTCTCAAAAAGAAg CTATGGCATGCTCTTGCGAAGACACAATCTGAGAAGGCAGCTTGGGCGTTAGCCATGGACCGAATGGTCAACATGGTCTCGGTTAACCCAGGCCTCATCGTTGGCCCCTCAGTGGCTCAACAGAACCCTAGACCCACCATGTCTTACCTCAAAG GAGCTTCACAAATGTATGAAAACGGTGTGTTGGCATACGTAGACGTCGAATTTGTAGCGGATGTTCACATTCGAGCATTCGAGGACACTTCGGCTTGTGGTAGATACTTTTGCTTCAACCAAATTGTGAATACGGAAGATGAAGCTCTCAAGCTTGTGCAAACTCTGTCTCCTTTGATACCTATGCCACCAAg GTATGAGAAAGAGATGCAAGGTAGTGAAGTTTatgaagagagattgagaaacaagaaactAAACAAGCTGGTGGAAGCTGGCTTTGCATGTTAA